In Blautia wexlerae DSM 19850, a single window of DNA contains:
- the cbiM gene encoding cobalt transporter CbiM yields the protein MHIPENYLSPSTCAVMTAAMLPVWGYSIHKIKTEIPKSKMPLLGIGAAFSFLGMMFNVPLPGGTTGHAVGGTLIAILTGSPAAGCIAVSIALLIQALLFGDGGILAFGANCFNMAFILPYLGFFLYKLLLKKTGMRKLSAAISSYIGINAAAFCAAVEFGIQPLLFKNAEGQALYCPYPLSVSIPAMMIGHITLFGLAEIILTVVVLTFVEKVTPKALDAVPDKTAFKPLYILMAVLIVLTPLGLLATGTAWGEWGADEIAGLVSGGSQLGYTPSGMTNGFELSTLFPDYSMSGLPEWTGYILSAIVGVALLVIIFKIISSMMKEKVDFKKKAA from the coding sequence ATGCATATACCTGAAAATTATTTAAGCCCGTCAACATGTGCTGTAATGACAGCAGCCATGCTTCCGGTGTGGGGATATTCTATTCATAAAATAAAAACAGAGATACCGAAATCAAAGATGCCGCTTCTTGGTATTGGGGCAGCCTTTTCATTCCTGGGAATGATGTTTAATGTTCCGCTTCCGGGCGGTACAACAGGACATGCAGTAGGGGGAACTCTTATTGCCATACTGACAGGAAGTCCTGCAGCCGGGTGCATAGCGGTTTCTATTGCTCTGCTGATACAGGCCCTTCTTTTTGGAGATGGCGGAATCCTTGCATTTGGGGCAAACTGTTTTAATATGGCATTTATATTGCCATATCTGGGCTTTTTCCTGTATAAACTTCTTTTGAAGAAAACAGGTATGCGCAAACTTAGCGCGGCAATTAGTTCATATATAGGTATTAATGCTGCGGCCTTTTGTGCAGCTGTTGAATTTGGTATTCAGCCACTGCTGTTCAAAAATGCAGAAGGCCAGGCTCTTTATTGTCCGTATCCGCTAAGTGTATCAATACCTGCAATGATGATCGGACATATTACATTATTTGGTCTGGCAGAGATTATTCTGACAGTAGTGGTACTTACCTTTGTTGAAAAAGTTACACCAAAAGCATTGGATGCTGTTCCGGATAAGACAGCATTTAAACCACTGTATATACTGATGGCTGTTCTCATCGTACTGACTCCTCTGGGACTTCTGGCAACCGGTACTGCCTGGGGTGAATGGGGTGCTGATGAAATCGCTGGTCTGGTAAGTGGCGGAAGCCAGCTTGGATACACTCCGTCAGGAATGACCAATGGATTTGAACTGTCAACTTTGTTTCCTGATTATTCTATGTCCGGGTTACCTGAGTGGACAGGATATATTCTTTCGGCTATTGTAGGCGTGGCACTTCTGGTGATCATTTTTAAGATTATTTCTTCAATGATGAAAGAGAAAGTTGATTTTAAAAAGAAGGCTGCATAA